A single region of the Anticarsia gemmatalis isolate Benzon Research Colony breed Stoneville strain chromosome 11, ilAntGemm2 primary, whole genome shotgun sequence genome encodes:
- the LOC142976718 gene encoding uncharacterized protein LOC142976718: MFKILPVILALAVTAYSAEISSSYALHENNGAFKPELIPQKDSQVVVETKPDVAHPVYRAEERIQGRARIEPVRPVNPVIRHDAMLADQPVGATDVNNRVDDMGAYANGYVPVPAEVPYADIPYAPGYMYETGYSAPNNYEMYGLNSYLMEPDTSALGLLWSQVPDGRTLVSYVGRTILWVFNSVFVLLLGSLLTIGVCSYTNLCTIAFHGVGPIHEEMRALMTPERLEKISHAADFVKTAIDKYQKIQKVTDEVPSMRRRRAIFNY; this comes from the exons atgtTCAAAATATTGCCAGTAATTTTGGCTCTAGCCGTAACAGCATATTCTGCTGAAATATCATCATCGTACGCATTACATGAGAATAATGGAGCCTTCAAACCTGAACTTATCCCGCAAAAGGATAGTCAAGTTGTCGTAGAAACAAAGCCTGATGTAGCACATCCAGTTTATAGAGCAGAAGAGAGGATTCAAGGAAGGGCAAGAATTGAACCTGTTAGACCTGTGAACCCTGTTATAAGGCACGATGCGATGCTGGCAGATCAACCTGTAGGAGCCACTGATGTTAATAATAGAGTT GATGATATGGGAGCGTATGCAAATGGATATGTGCCCGTGCCAGCTGAAGTGCCGTACGCTGATATCCCATACGCTCCAGGTTACATGTACGAGACTGGATATTCGGCGCCCAATAA ctACGAGATGTATGGACTCAACTCGTATTTGATGGAGCCTGATACTTCTGCTCTAGGCTTGCTGTGGAGCCAAGTGCCTGATGGTAGA ACGCTGGTCAGCTACGTCGGCCGCACTATTCTTTGGGTCTTCAACAGCGTATTTGTCCTACTCCTCGGCTCTCTTCTCACCATCGGGGTCTGCTCTTACACCAACCTTTGCACCATTGCCTTCCACGGCGTTGGCCCCATTCATGAAGAAATGAGAGCTCTCATGACTCCAGAAAGACTTGAAAAGATCAGCCATGCTGCTGATTTTGTAAAGACTGCTATCGACAAATACCAGAAAATCCAAAAAGTCACTGATGAAGTGCCCAGCATGAGAAGAAGGCGTGCCATCTTCAACTATTAA